A part of Crassostrea angulata isolate pt1a10 chromosome 5, ASM2561291v2, whole genome shotgun sequence genomic DNA contains:
- the LOC128185680 gene encoding uncharacterized protein LOC128185680: protein MTQFRALTRKFEEVDMQHLWFFFCFLHLGHMTDLDQKCGENSCCSGFYFDSSGDCVACLLGYYGVNCSFPCPNGYYGDGCRKICDCPQEMCNATFGCKRSFDESYLDPWPVTLPTIILTVLGLLILFILFGTLIVLKMRQNTQLENSRVKLKTSDVTSPYEKDLPVADLCGPVDFPPFQENENVTDSQEKIPMYDTCF from the exons ATGACACAATTTCGAGCATTGACTAGGAAATTTGAAGAAGTAGACATGCAACATTTATGGTTCTTCTTCTGTTTTCTTCATCTTGGCCATATGACTGACCTTGATCAGAAATGCGGTGAAAACAG TTGTTGTTCAGGGTTCTATTTTGATTCGTCTGGGGATTGTGTAg cTTGCCTACTGGGCTATTATGGAGTAAATTGTTCTTTTCCCTGTCCGAACGGTTACTATGGAGACGGATGTCGAAAAATTTGTGATTGCCCTCAAGAAATGTGCAATGCAACATTTGGCTGCAAAAGGTCGTTTG ATGAGAGTTACCTAGACCCATGGCCGGTAACACTTCCAACGATTATCCTTACCGTCCTTGGACTTCTCATTTTGTTCATCCTTTTCGGCACTCTCAT aGTGTTAAAAATGAGACAAAATACACAACTGGAAAACTCGCGAGTAAAGTTAAAAACCAGTGACGTCACATCGCCTTACGAGAAAGACTTACCAGTGGCAGACCTGTGTGGTCCAGTCGATTTTCCTCCATTTCAAGAAAATGAAAACGTCACCGACTCACAAGAAAAAATTCCTATGTATGACACATGTTTTTGA